A window of the Linepithema humile isolate Giens D197 chromosome 4, Lhum_UNIL_v1.0, whole genome shotgun sequence genome harbors these coding sequences:
- the LOC105669243 gene encoding putative leucine-rich repeat-containing protein DDB_G0290503 isoform X1, giving the protein MDINSEGLNNVENMINDNCKIKKTSSYLLLKQKMKMTNDLIKQYAEKDKEIQSLKQDLEVTKIEAMHMMSNSKSDVDKIAKLKNNLMNIEEENKKLKSKVDEYEISIAAYKQTIQQLKCKIEEMEDEHGCKTMEYNLQKSGFEEKIKSLECDLKKFKLIPKKKEKKITSINSDATKFSTAETKSTADVGINVSLCDSVLNTKSEVQDKSIMTDKFYNTKDDPYPLFCAKCEAHLSPTITPEKICRTMSTYPELINENIFSPPKKILPSCLSLDEYSDSTNKCEDTFSFGVLPTSLLNPCNNQYSDPMENHLKPQLKHSSRTTQSSENELKSSNIAMHVPVATNISTNYSSAKFTLPENIDCMKKYYSDLLAQHSSSFKQIQRKLKLLGSKMKKLRRSQKKQRTSSCRHHCVSNHDNGAFLNSNLLSTICKGVAQYYDEKRENERKIESENYSAEKIQLRKRKRSDDEYNEYNVRYNVKNPFSLQCENLEKDTPIEDTSNILEEVAEETDTLQSSQILCINKSTPTLDVNASNVSFNSTDQSYEKALVAHREIVSDSAEEVSPEDSDRKSHSSNDEICTSNNLLSESNVESVNESVMEMTCLSSDDDNKNCDEHSIDHAYSKIHTIADESKMKGKNQNKEKLNSRLLKNIRNLKRKTQTSHINKQENIESGPNHRSELNELAKRLQVENKNKPDNRTIQIKNLKRNLGTRAISFINMQKDSIKESAIELYSEPSKKLRIAHVPKTSSVPQLSVNQHTDYTHHRIKNIVNSEVSRQKYGRIQQLGTPTQKLTLLIKNEKDYEINKNCDEKNSVECIKARSIDQKPTSEKCQDNFALPITNNEYAPTTSEFNKGDEVSIEDGTDENVSINRETTGTSVNCEEVDAQAKTIEPREVITPAIELYSCNAIQDKHCDDRETSKNMNVNVLTSNRLAALEAAMRKSHNHDISDKTSKIQHLPPSDSAIIVEDCVEDDNDTEESLDKAKNIIGTREKLSINNGMTGIQATETRIEDTCSNEQDKKMKSIPVRCVDINDDEEPQTPMCRLTKYINNKKRIVRKRPIKKITYICKLADKFVKKQLEKLRDSLWEDSVYCDVMQKLKSTCGPRIIAKCIVEFLLENVNYMEDLDKSFTPPAPLMTTFEQKIIALLIDLDASKPKIIHFVQAAIEYNLFKLTNEVKVQVETLTRIYVILSRIKKDRERVRMMCCNALYCLGFKSINVLYTILTCWPEVLPNAETNKGILPKCIAFLIGSQCANEFNKLTALKSLISSFYKYSYNKETKKDMIKELMNALKAEKTNGLETAIILVAKREGPSWTYQNIIQSDLLPMIINHELPCVYSAFSLLGKLMRAFPLKDTDHVVQDISEQLRDLIQSGQGSEDQQEGIISALLSLSRHKFNIVAQCVINWTPNKSLRPATVTQLEAFINARNANFWKQYLQKKCVQSKK; this is encoded by the exons ATGGATATTAATAGTGAGGGTTTAAATAACGTCGAAAACATGATT aatgacaattgtaaaataaaaaagacttcatcatatttattgttaaaacagAAAATGAAGATGACAAA TGATTTAATTAAGCAATACGCTGAAAAAGACAAAGAAATTCAATCTTTGAAACAAGATTTGGaagttacaaaaatagaaGCCATGCATATGATGTCTAATTCTAAATCTGACGTAGATAAAATagcgaaattaaaaaat aacttGATGAATATTGaagaggaaaataaaaaattaaaatccaaAGTAGATGAATATGAGATAAGTATAGCAGCATATAAACAGACTATACAACAgctaaaatgtaaaatagaagaaatgGAAGATGAACATGGCTGTAAAACTATGGAGTATAATCTACAAAAGTCTGGTTTTGAAg aaaaaattaaaagtttggaatgtgatttaaaaaagttcAAACTAATACccaaaaagaaagagaaaaaaatcactTCTATCAATTCTGATGCAACTAAATTCAGTACGG CAGAAACTAAATCAACTGCAGATGTTGGTATCAATGTGTCATTATGTGATAGtgtattaaatacaaaatccGAAGTACAAGACAAAAGTATTATGActgataaattttacaatacaaaGGATGATCCGTAtccattattttgtgcaaaatgCGAAGCTCATTTGTCTCCAACAATAACTCCtgaaaaaatatgcagaacAATGAGCACATATCCAGAATTaatcaatgaaaatatattttctccaCCGAAAAAAATCTTGCCGTCTTGTTTATCACTTG atgaaTATTCGGACTCTACAAATAAATGTGAAGACACTTTTTCCTTTGGAGTATTACCCACGTCACTTCTGAATCCATGTAATAATCAGTATAGTGATCCCATGGAGAATCATTTAAAACCTCAATTGAAACATTCATCTAGAACGACACAAAGTTCTGAAAACGAATTAAAGAGTTCAAATATTGCAATGCATGTCCCAGTTGCAACCAATATATCCACTAATTACAGTTCTGCAAAATTTACTTTACCCGAAAATATTGActgtatgaaaaaatattactctgATTTATTAGCTCAACACTCTTCGtcttttaaacaaatacaaaGAAAACTTAAATTGTTGGGAAGTAAAATGAAGAAACTCCGAAGATCACAGAAAAAACAGAGAACTAGTTCTTGTCGTCATCATTGCGTTAGCAATCATGATAATGGTGCCTTCCTAAATTCAAACCTTCTTTCCACAATTTGTAAAGGTGTAGCACAGTATTATGACGAGAAAAGGGAAAACGAGCGAAAAATCGAATCAGAAAACTATAGTGCAGAGAAGATACagttaagaaaaagaaaacgatcGGATGatgaatataatgaatataatgttagatataatgttaaaaatccATTTTCATTACAATGTGAAAATCTTGAAAAGGATACCCCTATAGAAGATACTAGTAATATACTTGAAGAGGTTGCTGAAGAAACTGATACTCTACAATCTTCgcaaatattatgtataaataagaGCACTCCAACATTGGATGTAAATGCATCTAATGTATCTTTTAATAGCACTGATCAGTCGTACGAGAAAGCTCTAGTCGCTCACAGAGAGATTGTATCTGATTCAGCAGAAGAGGTATCTCCCGAAGATAGTGATAGAAAATCACATTCAAGTAATGATGAAATATGCAcaagcaataatttattaagtgaaagTAACGTAGAATCTGTCAACGAATCTGTCATGGAAATGACATGCTTGTCATctgatgatgataataaaaattgtgatgaACATTCCATTGATCATGCATATAGCAAAATTCATACAATTGCAGATGAAAGCAAAATGAAAGGAAAGAATCAAAATAAAGAGAAGTTGAATAGCCGCTTGTTAAAAAACattcgaaatttaaaaagaaaaacacaaaCTAGTCACATAAATAAGCAAGAGAATATTGAATCAGGGCCTAATCATCGTTCTGAACTTAATGAGTTAGCAAAAAGACTACAGGTCGAAAATAAGAATAAGCCTGACAATCGTACGATACagattaagaatttaaaaagaaacttaGGAACACGAgcaatttcatttataaatatgcaaaaggaCAGTATTAAGGAAAGTGCCATTGAGTTGTATTCCGAACCATCAAAAAAGTTGCGCATTGCACATGTTCCAAAAACGTCATCAGTTCCTCAATTGAGTGTTAATCAGCACACAGATTATACACATCAtaggataaaaaatatagttaattcAGAAGTATCTCGACAAAAATATGGTAGAATTCAGCAATTAGGTACACCGACTCAAAAACTTactttattaatcaaaaatgaaaaagattacgaaataaataaaaattgtgatgaaaaaaattctgtcgAATGTATTAAAGCACGCAGCATCGACCAAAAGCCTACAAGTGAAAAATGTCAAGACAATTTTGCTCTGCCTATTACGAATAACGAATATGCACCTACAACCTCGGAATTTAATAAAGGTGATGAAGTCTCAATTGAAGATGGAACTGATGAAAATGTATCAATAAATAGAGAAACGACGGGGACATCGGTCAATTGCGAGGAAGTCGATGCGCAAGCAAAGACAATCGAGCCTAGAGAAGTGATAACTCCGGCCATTGAATTGTATTCTTGTAATGCAATTCAAGATAAGCATTGCGACGATCGCGAGACATCAAAGAATATGAATGTGAATGTGTTAACGTCAAATCGATTGGCTGCATTGGAAGCAGCAATGCGTAAAAGTCATAATCATGACATATCTGATAAAACTTCCAAAATTCAACATTTGCCGCCAAGCGACAGTGCGATTATTGTTGAAGACTGTGTTGAAGATGACAATGATACGGAAGAATCTCTTGATAAAGCAAAGAATATAATAGGCACACGAGAAAAACTAAGCATTAATAATGGAATGACAGGAATACAGGCTACCGAGACTCGGATAGAAGACACATGCTCAAATGAACaagacaaaaaaatgaaatctATTCCTGTTCGTTGTGTCGATATAAATGATGATGAAGAACCCCAAACGCCGATGTGTCGATTGactaaatatatcaataataaaaaacgaatTGTTCGCAAGAGGCcgattaagaaaataacataCATTTGTAAATTAGCAG ATAAGTTTGTGAAGAAGCAGTTGGAAAAACTTAGGGACAGTCTTTGGGAAGATTCTGTATATTGTGATGTAATGCAGAAATTAAAGAGCACATGCGGACCTCGTATAATAGCCAA aTGCATAGTGGAATTTTTATTGGAGAATGTCAATTATATGGAGGATTTGGACAAGTCATTTACCCCTCCAGCACCATTGATGACGACGTTTGAGCAGAAGATTATAGCGCTATTAATCGATTTAGACGCGTCGAAACCAAAGATTATTCATTTCGTACAAGCTGCTATCGAGTACAACCTATTTAAGCTTACTAATGAAGTAAAG GTGCAAGTTGAAACACTCACGCGAATTTACGTCATCTTATCACGAATCAagaaagatagagaaagagTACGCATGATGTGCTGCAACGCTCTTTATTGCTTGGGATTTAAATCGATAAATGTTCTATACACGATATTAACATGCTGGCCTGAAGTTCTTCCAAACGCTGAGACCAATAAAG GAATATTACCAAAGTGCATAGCTTTTCTCATCGGCTCGCAGTGTGCTAAtgaattcaataaattaaccGCATTAAAGTCGTTAATATcgtcattttataaatattcttataataaagaaacaaaaaaagatatgaTCAAAGAACTCATGAATGCTTTGAAAG CTGAAAAAACCAATGGCTTAGAAACAGCTATTATACTTGTTGCAAAGAGAGAAGGGCCGTCCTGgacatatcaaaatattattcaatccGATTTATTGCCAATGATCATCAACCATGAGCTTCCCTGTGTATATAGCGCGTTTTCTCTACTTG GAAAGCTTATGCGTGCATTCCCATTGAAAGATACAGACCATGTTGTGCAGGATATCAGCGAACAGCTCCGTGACCTCATTCAGTCCGGCCAAG GTTCGGAAGATCAACAAGAAGGCATAATTTCTGCGTTGCTCAGTCTTTCTAGACACAAGTTTAATATTGTCGCACAGTGTGTAATAAACTGGACACCGAATAAATCTTTAAGGCCAGCGACCGTCACACAATTGGAAGCATTTATAAATGCGCGTAATGCAAACTTTTGGAAACAATACTTACAGAAGAAGTGTGTCCAAAGTAAAAAGTGA
- the LOC105669243 gene encoding putative leucine-rich repeat-containing protein DDB_G0290503 isoform X2, with amino-acid sequence MDINSEGLNNVENMINDNCKIKKTSSYLLLKQKMKMTNDLIKQYAEKDKEIQSLKQDLEVTKIEAMHMMSNSKSDVDKIAKLKNNLMNIEEENKKLKSKVDEYEISIAAYKQTIQQLKCKIEEMEDEHGCKTMEYNLQKSGFEEKIKSLECDLKKFKLIPKKKEKKITSINSDATKFSTETKSTADVGINVSLCDSVLNTKSEVQDKSIMTDKFYNTKDDPYPLFCAKCEAHLSPTITPEKICRTMSTYPELINENIFSPPKKILPSCLSLDEYSDSTNKCEDTFSFGVLPTSLLNPCNNQYSDPMENHLKPQLKHSSRTTQSSENELKSSNIAMHVPVATNISTNYSSAKFTLPENIDCMKKYYSDLLAQHSSSFKQIQRKLKLLGSKMKKLRRSQKKQRTSSCRHHCVSNHDNGAFLNSNLLSTICKGVAQYYDEKRENERKIESENYSAEKIQLRKRKRSDDEYNEYNVRYNVKNPFSLQCENLEKDTPIEDTSNILEEVAEETDTLQSSQILCINKSTPTLDVNASNVSFNSTDQSYEKALVAHREIVSDSAEEVSPEDSDRKSHSSNDEICTSNNLLSESNVESVNESVMEMTCLSSDDDNKNCDEHSIDHAYSKIHTIADESKMKGKNQNKEKLNSRLLKNIRNLKRKTQTSHINKQENIESGPNHRSELNELAKRLQVENKNKPDNRTIQIKNLKRNLGTRAISFINMQKDSIKESAIELYSEPSKKLRIAHVPKTSSVPQLSVNQHTDYTHHRIKNIVNSEVSRQKYGRIQQLGTPTQKLTLLIKNEKDYEINKNCDEKNSVECIKARSIDQKPTSEKCQDNFALPITNNEYAPTTSEFNKGDEVSIEDGTDENVSINRETTGTSVNCEEVDAQAKTIEPREVITPAIELYSCNAIQDKHCDDRETSKNMNVNVLTSNRLAALEAAMRKSHNHDISDKTSKIQHLPPSDSAIIVEDCVEDDNDTEESLDKAKNIIGTREKLSINNGMTGIQATETRIEDTCSNEQDKKMKSIPVRCVDINDDEEPQTPMCRLTKYINNKKRIVRKRPIKKITYICKLADKFVKKQLEKLRDSLWEDSVYCDVMQKLKSTCGPRIIAKCIVEFLLENVNYMEDLDKSFTPPAPLMTTFEQKIIALLIDLDASKPKIIHFVQAAIEYNLFKLTNEVKVQVETLTRIYVILSRIKKDRERVRMMCCNALYCLGFKSINVLYTILTCWPEVLPNAETNKGILPKCIAFLIGSQCANEFNKLTALKSLISSFYKYSYNKETKKDMIKELMNALKAEKTNGLETAIILVAKREGPSWTYQNIIQSDLLPMIINHELPCVYSAFSLLGKLMRAFPLKDTDHVVQDISEQLRDLIQSGQGSEDQQEGIISALLSLSRHKFNIVAQCVINWTPNKSLRPATVTQLEAFINARNANFWKQYLQKKCVQSKK; translated from the exons ATGGATATTAATAGTGAGGGTTTAAATAACGTCGAAAACATGATT aatgacaattgtaaaataaaaaagacttcatcatatttattgttaaaacagAAAATGAAGATGACAAA TGATTTAATTAAGCAATACGCTGAAAAAGACAAAGAAATTCAATCTTTGAAACAAGATTTGGaagttacaaaaatagaaGCCATGCATATGATGTCTAATTCTAAATCTGACGTAGATAAAATagcgaaattaaaaaat aacttGATGAATATTGaagaggaaaataaaaaattaaaatccaaAGTAGATGAATATGAGATAAGTATAGCAGCATATAAACAGACTATACAACAgctaaaatgtaaaatagaagaaatgGAAGATGAACATGGCTGTAAAACTATGGAGTATAATCTACAAAAGTCTGGTTTTGAAg aaaaaattaaaagtttggaatgtgatttaaaaaagttcAAACTAATACccaaaaagaaagagaaaaaaatcactTCTATCAATTCTGATGCAACTAAATTCAGTACGG AAACTAAATCAACTGCAGATGTTGGTATCAATGTGTCATTATGTGATAGtgtattaaatacaaaatccGAAGTACAAGACAAAAGTATTATGActgataaattttacaatacaaaGGATGATCCGTAtccattattttgtgcaaaatgCGAAGCTCATTTGTCTCCAACAATAACTCCtgaaaaaatatgcagaacAATGAGCACATATCCAGAATTaatcaatgaaaatatattttctccaCCGAAAAAAATCTTGCCGTCTTGTTTATCACTTG atgaaTATTCGGACTCTACAAATAAATGTGAAGACACTTTTTCCTTTGGAGTATTACCCACGTCACTTCTGAATCCATGTAATAATCAGTATAGTGATCCCATGGAGAATCATTTAAAACCTCAATTGAAACATTCATCTAGAACGACACAAAGTTCTGAAAACGAATTAAAGAGTTCAAATATTGCAATGCATGTCCCAGTTGCAACCAATATATCCACTAATTACAGTTCTGCAAAATTTACTTTACCCGAAAATATTGActgtatgaaaaaatattactctgATTTATTAGCTCAACACTCTTCGtcttttaaacaaatacaaaGAAAACTTAAATTGTTGGGAAGTAAAATGAAGAAACTCCGAAGATCACAGAAAAAACAGAGAACTAGTTCTTGTCGTCATCATTGCGTTAGCAATCATGATAATGGTGCCTTCCTAAATTCAAACCTTCTTTCCACAATTTGTAAAGGTGTAGCACAGTATTATGACGAGAAAAGGGAAAACGAGCGAAAAATCGAATCAGAAAACTATAGTGCAGAGAAGATACagttaagaaaaagaaaacgatcGGATGatgaatataatgaatataatgttagatataatgttaaaaatccATTTTCATTACAATGTGAAAATCTTGAAAAGGATACCCCTATAGAAGATACTAGTAATATACTTGAAGAGGTTGCTGAAGAAACTGATACTCTACAATCTTCgcaaatattatgtataaataagaGCACTCCAACATTGGATGTAAATGCATCTAATGTATCTTTTAATAGCACTGATCAGTCGTACGAGAAAGCTCTAGTCGCTCACAGAGAGATTGTATCTGATTCAGCAGAAGAGGTATCTCCCGAAGATAGTGATAGAAAATCACATTCAAGTAATGATGAAATATGCAcaagcaataatttattaagtgaaagTAACGTAGAATCTGTCAACGAATCTGTCATGGAAATGACATGCTTGTCATctgatgatgataataaaaattgtgatgaACATTCCATTGATCATGCATATAGCAAAATTCATACAATTGCAGATGAAAGCAAAATGAAAGGAAAGAATCAAAATAAAGAGAAGTTGAATAGCCGCTTGTTAAAAAACattcgaaatttaaaaagaaaaacacaaaCTAGTCACATAAATAAGCAAGAGAATATTGAATCAGGGCCTAATCATCGTTCTGAACTTAATGAGTTAGCAAAAAGACTACAGGTCGAAAATAAGAATAAGCCTGACAATCGTACGATACagattaagaatttaaaaagaaacttaGGAACACGAgcaatttcatttataaatatgcaaaaggaCAGTATTAAGGAAAGTGCCATTGAGTTGTATTCCGAACCATCAAAAAAGTTGCGCATTGCACATGTTCCAAAAACGTCATCAGTTCCTCAATTGAGTGTTAATCAGCACACAGATTATACACATCAtaggataaaaaatatagttaattcAGAAGTATCTCGACAAAAATATGGTAGAATTCAGCAATTAGGTACACCGACTCAAAAACTTactttattaatcaaaaatgaaaaagattacgaaataaataaaaattgtgatgaaaaaaattctgtcgAATGTATTAAAGCACGCAGCATCGACCAAAAGCCTACAAGTGAAAAATGTCAAGACAATTTTGCTCTGCCTATTACGAATAACGAATATGCACCTACAACCTCGGAATTTAATAAAGGTGATGAAGTCTCAATTGAAGATGGAACTGATGAAAATGTATCAATAAATAGAGAAACGACGGGGACATCGGTCAATTGCGAGGAAGTCGATGCGCAAGCAAAGACAATCGAGCCTAGAGAAGTGATAACTCCGGCCATTGAATTGTATTCTTGTAATGCAATTCAAGATAAGCATTGCGACGATCGCGAGACATCAAAGAATATGAATGTGAATGTGTTAACGTCAAATCGATTGGCTGCATTGGAAGCAGCAATGCGTAAAAGTCATAATCATGACATATCTGATAAAACTTCCAAAATTCAACATTTGCCGCCAAGCGACAGTGCGATTATTGTTGAAGACTGTGTTGAAGATGACAATGATACGGAAGAATCTCTTGATAAAGCAAAGAATATAATAGGCACACGAGAAAAACTAAGCATTAATAATGGAATGACAGGAATACAGGCTACCGAGACTCGGATAGAAGACACATGCTCAAATGAACaagacaaaaaaatgaaatctATTCCTGTTCGTTGTGTCGATATAAATGATGATGAAGAACCCCAAACGCCGATGTGTCGATTGactaaatatatcaataataaaaaacgaatTGTTCGCAAGAGGCcgattaagaaaataacataCATTTGTAAATTAGCAG ATAAGTTTGTGAAGAAGCAGTTGGAAAAACTTAGGGACAGTCTTTGGGAAGATTCTGTATATTGTGATGTAATGCAGAAATTAAAGAGCACATGCGGACCTCGTATAATAGCCAA aTGCATAGTGGAATTTTTATTGGAGAATGTCAATTATATGGAGGATTTGGACAAGTCATTTACCCCTCCAGCACCATTGATGACGACGTTTGAGCAGAAGATTATAGCGCTATTAATCGATTTAGACGCGTCGAAACCAAAGATTATTCATTTCGTACAAGCTGCTATCGAGTACAACCTATTTAAGCTTACTAATGAAGTAAAG GTGCAAGTTGAAACACTCACGCGAATTTACGTCATCTTATCACGAATCAagaaagatagagaaagagTACGCATGATGTGCTGCAACGCTCTTTATTGCTTGGGATTTAAATCGATAAATGTTCTATACACGATATTAACATGCTGGCCTGAAGTTCTTCCAAACGCTGAGACCAATAAAG GAATATTACCAAAGTGCATAGCTTTTCTCATCGGCTCGCAGTGTGCTAAtgaattcaataaattaaccGCATTAAAGTCGTTAATATcgtcattttataaatattcttataataaagaaacaaaaaaagatatgaTCAAAGAACTCATGAATGCTTTGAAAG CTGAAAAAACCAATGGCTTAGAAACAGCTATTATACTTGTTGCAAAGAGAGAAGGGCCGTCCTGgacatatcaaaatattattcaatccGATTTATTGCCAATGATCATCAACCATGAGCTTCCCTGTGTATATAGCGCGTTTTCTCTACTTG GAAAGCTTATGCGTGCATTCCCATTGAAAGATACAGACCATGTTGTGCAGGATATCAGCGAACAGCTCCGTGACCTCATTCAGTCCGGCCAAG GTTCGGAAGATCAACAAGAAGGCATAATTTCTGCGTTGCTCAGTCTTTCTAGACACAAGTTTAATATTGTCGCACAGTGTGTAATAAACTGGACACCGAATAAATCTTTAAGGCCAGCGACCGTCACACAATTGGAAGCATTTATAAATGCGCGTAATGCAAACTTTTGGAAACAATACTTACAGAAGAAGTGTGTCCAAAGTAAAAAGTGA